Proteins encoded in a region of the Streptomyces sp. NBC_01471 genome:
- the rph gene encoding ribonuclease PH: protein MSRIDGRTPEELRPVTIERAWSKHAEGSVLISFGDTKVFCTASFTEGVPRWRKGSGEGWVTAEYSMLPRSTNTRGDRESVRGKIGGRTHEISRLIGRSLRAVIDYKALGENTIVLDCDVLQADGGTRTAAITGAYVALADAVTWAQSKKLIRSGRKPLTDTVSAISVGIVDGTPLLDLRYEEDVRAETDMNVVCTGDGRFVEVQGTAEAEPFDRKELNALLDLATGGCADLTALQAEALGK, encoded by the coding sequence ATGTCTCGTATCGACGGCCGCACCCCCGAAGAACTCCGCCCGGTCACCATTGAGCGCGCTTGGAGCAAGCACGCCGAGGGCTCCGTCCTCATCTCCTTCGGCGACACCAAAGTCTTCTGCACCGCCTCCTTCACCGAAGGCGTACCGCGCTGGCGCAAGGGCAGCGGGGAGGGCTGGGTCACCGCCGAGTACTCGATGCTCCCGCGCTCCACCAACACCCGGGGCGACCGGGAGTCCGTCCGCGGCAAGATCGGCGGCCGTACGCACGAGATCTCCCGCCTCATCGGCCGCTCACTGCGCGCGGTCATCGACTACAAGGCGCTCGGCGAGAACACGATCGTGCTCGACTGCGACGTCCTCCAGGCCGACGGCGGCACCCGCACCGCCGCCATCACCGGGGCGTACGTCGCGCTGGCCGACGCGGTCACCTGGGCCCAGTCCAAGAAGCTCATCAGGTCCGGCCGCAAGCCCCTCACCGACACGGTCTCCGCGATCAGCGTCGGCATCGTCGACGGAACACCGCTGCTCGACCTCCGTTACGAGGAGGACGTGCGCGCCGAGACCGACATGAACGTCGTCTGCACCGGCGACGGCCGCTTCGTCGAGGTCCAGGGGACGGCCGAGGCCGAGCCCTTCGACCGCAAGGAGCTCAACGCCCTGCTCGACCTGGCCACCGGCGGCTGCGCCGACCTCACCGCGCTCCAGGCCGAGGCGCTCGGCAAGTAG
- the bcp gene encoding thioredoxin-dependent thiol peroxidase, translating into MSERLQPGDTAPAFTLPDADGKEISLAAYRGRKVIVYFYPAALTPGCTKQACDFTDNLEFLSGAGYDVIGVSPDKPEKLAKFREQESLKVTLVGDPSKETLAAYGAFGEKKLYGKTVTGVIRSTVVVDENGKIEHAFYNVKATGHVAKIIKDLGL; encoded by the coding sequence ATGAGCGAGCGACTGCAGCCCGGCGACACCGCCCCCGCCTTCACCCTGCCCGACGCGGACGGCAAGGAGATCTCCCTCGCCGCTTACCGGGGCCGCAAGGTCATCGTGTACTTCTACCCGGCAGCACTTACCCCTGGATGCACCAAGCAGGCCTGCGACTTCACGGACAACCTGGAGTTCCTGTCCGGCGCCGGATACGACGTCATCGGGGTCTCACCGGACAAGCCGGAGAAGCTGGCGAAATTCCGCGAGCAGGAATCCCTCAAGGTCACACTGGTCGGCGACCCGTCCAAGGAGACCCTCGCCGCGTACGGCGCATTCGGAGAGAAGAAGCTCTACGGCAAAACGGTGACCGGGGTCATCAGGTCGACGGTCGTCGTGGACGAGAACGGGAAGATCGAACACGCTTTCTACAACGTCAAGGCCACCGGCCACGTGGCGAAAATCATCAAGGATCTCGGCCTCTGA
- a CDS encoding HNH endonuclease signature motif containing protein, which produces MTDPYERETLTRAVAESRNWTDVMRRLGLRKSGGRHRVLRARAAALSIDTSHFQQRSPFRRYTDEAIAAAVSTSSTLREVVVKLGAPPATGTLSHIRRRIAAAGIDVSHFPGLNRPDEPRLRFSPEELRNAADSADSVRGAARLLGLADGDSRSHTALAALLRKHGIDTSHFRNARVAIDEGALRAAVPAATSYADIMRSLGLEVNDTNHRRIRRRVLQLKLDTGHFKRRSWASARVPEPRSIAPQTLVVMDQGSSRANRPRLHRALQEVGVAYRCESCGNPGAWMGRPITLQIDHINGDWLDNRRENLRYLCPNCHALTDTWCRNRRKQSSGA; this is translated from the coding sequence ATGACCGACCCGTACGAGCGGGAGACACTCACCCGGGCCGTGGCCGAGTCCAGGAACTGGACCGATGTGATGCGCCGGCTCGGCCTCCGCAAGAGCGGCGGGCGGCACCGCGTACTCAGGGCGAGAGCCGCCGCCCTTTCCATCGACACCAGTCACTTCCAGCAGCGCAGCCCCTTTCGCAGGTACACGGACGAGGCGATAGCCGCAGCCGTCAGTACGTCCTCGACGCTCCGCGAAGTCGTGGTCAAGCTCGGCGCTCCGCCCGCGACCGGCACGCTGTCGCACATCCGCAGGCGCATCGCCGCCGCCGGCATCGACGTCAGCCACTTTCCCGGCCTGAACCGCCCGGATGAACCCCGGCTCCGCTTCAGCCCCGAGGAACTGCGGAACGCCGCCGACTCGGCCGACAGCGTGCGCGGAGCAGCCCGTCTGCTCGGACTGGCCGACGGGGACAGCCGGTCACACACAGCGCTGGCAGCGCTGCTCAGGAAGCACGGCATCGACACTTCCCACTTCCGCAACGCGCGAGTGGCGATCGATGAGGGCGCACTGCGAGCGGCGGTGCCGGCGGCCACCAGCTACGCGGACATCATGCGCTCGCTCGGCCTTGAGGTGAATGACACCAACCACCGCCGCATCCGCCGCAGGGTGTTGCAACTCAAGCTCGACACCGGCCACTTCAAGCGCCGCTCCTGGGCGTCGGCCCGCGTACCGGAACCGCGGTCGATCGCGCCGCAGACTCTGGTCGTCATGGACCAGGGGTCCTCACGCGCGAACCGGCCCAGGCTCCACCGTGCGCTCCAGGAGGTGGGCGTCGCCTACCGGTGCGAGTCCTGTGGGAACCCCGGCGCATGGATGGGCCGGCCGATCACGCTCCAGATCGACCACATCAACGGCGACTGGCTCGACAACCGCCGGGAGAATCTCCGGTACCTGTGCCCGAACTGTCATGCGCTGACCGACACCTGGTGCCGGAACCGCAGGAAACAGTCGTCAGGTGCATAG
- a CDS encoding DUF3618 domain-containing protein, producing the protein MSDATDARTPAQIEADIETRRADLADTLDEIGVRLHPSTIVGDARAKVTSAVDQTAGRAFVALNRTANGVRAQFVREDGAPRLERVIPVALLTVGLVGLCAVSAKRRRGC; encoded by the coding sequence GTGTCGGATGCCACGGATGCCAGGACCCCGGCGCAGATCGAGGCGGACATCGAGACCCGGCGCGCGGATCTCGCGGACACGCTGGACGAGATCGGTGTGCGGCTGCACCCCAGCACGATCGTGGGAGACGCCAGGGCCAAGGTCACATCGGCCGTCGACCAGACCGCGGGGCGCGCGTTCGTCGCGCTGAACCGCACGGCGAACGGAGTGCGGGCGCAGTTCGTGCGGGAGGACGGCGCACCACGACTGGAGCGCGTGATCCCGGTGGCGCTGCTCACGGTGGGCCTGGTGGGCCTCTGTGCCGTGTCGGCGAAGCGGCGGCGGGGCTGCTGA
- a CDS encoding PTS glucose/sucrose transporter subunit IIB: MRYRDETDRRAGPPRDTQESDMATKAEKIVAGLGGLDNIEEIEGCITRLRTEVKDPSLVDDAALKAAGAHGVVKMGTAIQVVIGTDADPIAADIEDMM; this comes from the coding sequence GTGCGTTACCGTGACGAAACGGACCGGAGAGCCGGGCCGCCAAGAGACACTCAGGAGTCAGACATGGCCACTAAGGCTGAGAAGATCGTCGCGGGGCTCGGCGGCCTCGACAACATCGAGGAGATCGAAGGCTGCATCACCCGGCTGCGCACCGAGGTGAAGGACCCCTCCCTCGTGGACGACGCCGCGCTCAAGGCCGCAGGCGCCCACGGCGTCGTCAAGATGGGCACCGCGATCCAGGTCGTCATCGGCACCGACGCCGACCCCATCGCGGCGGACATCGAGGACATGATGTGA
- the proP gene encoding glycine betaine/L-proline transporter ProP, whose amino-acid sequence MADTGHHTAADPAAVKRHRDLFRIIDRRKNPRLRRTDITVTDEAAIKRAVKAASLGNAMEWFDFGIYSYLAATIGRVFFPGGSSTVQLLASFATFAVAFLIRPVGGMVFGPMGDKIGRKKVLAMTMIMMAIGTFAIGVLPSYAAVGFWSPALLIFFRLVQGFSTGGEYGGASTFIAEYAPDKRRGYFGSFLEFGTLAGYVGSAGLVTLMTTLIGSGGMDSWGWRVPFLVAGPLGLVGLYLRLKLDETPAFQKMTGENVGAGEAADAVETSAKGDLRAIFRDHWRALVLCICLVGAYNITDYMLLSYMPTYLSDELGYGDTHGLLVLLGVMVVLMLVINQVGKLNDRFGRKPLLMAGMLGFLILSLPAFLLIRQGSIPAIIIGMAMLGLSLVCMLGTMSAALPALFPTQVRYGSLSVGYNLSTSLFGGTTPFVITALISVAHTNLMPAYYAMGAALVGVISVLCMKETAQQPLEGSPPSVETKEEAAEIVESQAPEPRF is encoded by the coding sequence ATGGCGGACACCGGCCACCACACCGCCGCCGACCCCGCGGCGGTCAAACGCCACCGCGACCTCTTCCGGATCATCGACCGCCGGAAGAACCCGCGGCTGCGTCGCACCGACATCACGGTGACCGACGAGGCCGCGATCAAGCGGGCGGTGAAGGCGGCCAGTCTCGGTAACGCCATGGAGTGGTTCGACTTCGGCATCTACAGCTACCTCGCGGCCACGATCGGCCGTGTCTTCTTCCCCGGGGGAAGCAGTACGGTCCAGCTGCTGGCGTCGTTCGCCACCTTCGCGGTCGCGTTCCTGATCCGCCCGGTCGGCGGCATGGTCTTCGGCCCGATGGGCGACAAGATCGGCCGCAAGAAGGTCCTCGCCATGACCATGATCATGATGGCGATCGGGACCTTCGCGATCGGGGTGCTCCCCTCGTACGCGGCTGTCGGCTTCTGGTCACCGGCCCTGCTGATCTTCTTCCGTCTGGTGCAGGGCTTCTCCACCGGCGGTGAGTACGGGGGCGCCTCGACCTTCATCGCCGAGTACGCGCCCGACAAGCGCCGCGGGTACTTCGGCAGCTTCCTGGAGTTCGGGACACTCGCCGGGTATGTGGGCTCGGCGGGCCTGGTCACGCTGATGACCACGCTCATCGGCTCCGGCGGGATGGACAGCTGGGGCTGGCGCGTGCCGTTCCTGGTCGCGGGCCCGCTGGGCCTGGTCGGTCTCTACCTGCGGCTCAAGCTGGACGAGACACCCGCCTTCCAGAAGATGACGGGCGAGAACGTGGGCGCCGGGGAAGCGGCCGACGCCGTCGAGACCTCCGCCAAGGGCGACCTCAGGGCGATCTTCCGCGACCACTGGCGCGCCCTGGTCCTCTGCATCTGCCTGGTCGGCGCGTACAACATCACCGACTACATGCTGCTGTCGTACATGCCGACCTACCTCTCGGACGAGCTCGGCTACGGCGACACACACGGCCTGCTGGTCCTGCTGGGCGTCATGGTCGTCCTGATGCTGGTCATCAACCAGGTGGGCAAGCTGAACGACCGCTTCGGCCGGAAGCCGCTCCTGATGGCGGGCATGCTCGGCTTCCTGATCCTGTCGCTCCCGGCCTTCCTCCTGATCCGCCAGGGCTCCATCCCGGCGATCATCATCGGCATGGCGATGCTGGGCCTCTCGCTGGTGTGCATGCTGGGCACGATGTCGGCGGCGCTCCCGGCCCTCTTCCCGACGCAGGTCCGGTACGGGTCGCTGTCGGTGGGCTACAACCTCTCGACGTCCCTCTTCGGCGGGACGACCCCGTTCGTGATCACCGCGCTGATCAGCGTGGCGCACACCAACCTGATGCCGGCGTACTACGCGATGGGCGCGGCCCTGGTGGGCGTGATCTCGGTGCTCTGCATGAAGGAAACCGCCCAGCAGCCCCTGGAGGGCTCACCCCCCTCGGTGGAGACGAAGGAAGAGGCGGCCGAGATAGTCGAGTCCCAGGCCCCGGAACCCCGCTTCTGA
- the rdgB gene encoding RdgB/HAM1 family non-canonical purine NTP pyrophosphatase, which translates to MTRLILATRNAGKITELEAILADAGLPHELVGTDAYPEVPDVKETGVTFAENALLKAHAMAQATGLPAVADDSGLCVDVLNGAPGIFSARWSGTHGDDEANLRLLLAQLSDIDDPHRGAHFACAAALALPDGTERVVEGRLLGTLRATPAGSGGFGYDPILQPSGETRTCAELTAGEKNAISHRGQAFRALVPAVRELLG; encoded by the coding sequence ATGACCCGTCTGATCCTCGCCACCCGCAACGCCGGGAAAATCACCGAACTCGAAGCGATCCTCGCCGACGCGGGCCTGCCCCACGAACTGGTCGGCACGGACGCGTACCCCGAAGTCCCGGACGTCAAGGAAACAGGCGTCACCTTCGCCGAGAACGCCCTGCTCAAGGCCCACGCCATGGCACAGGCCACCGGCCTGCCCGCCGTGGCCGACGACTCGGGCCTCTGCGTGGACGTCCTGAACGGCGCCCCCGGCATCTTCTCGGCCCGCTGGTCGGGCACCCACGGCGACGACGAGGCCAACCTCCGCCTGCTGCTGGCCCAGCTCTCGGACATCGACGACCCGCACCGGGGCGCCCACTTCGCCTGCGCGGCGGCCCTGGCCCTCCCCGACGGCACGGAACGCGTGGTCGAGGGCCGCCTCCTGGGCACCCTCCGCGCCACCCCGGCGGGCAGCGGAGGCTTCGGCTACGACCCGATCCTCCAGCCGTCCGGCGAGACCCGCACGTGCGCGGAACTCACGGCGGGGGAGAAGAACGCGATCAGCCACCGGGGCCAGGCGTTCCGCGCCCTGGTACCGGCGGTGCGGGAGCTGTTGGGCTGA
- a CDS encoding PTS transporter subunit EIIC → MSTSSAAVPQSPPAKKWWNGLFQGLQKVGRSLQLPVAVLPAAGLLVSLGNLFTAYLHGAFWDKTAKVFLAGGNSILDGAFGLPLLFCIGVAIGFAKKADGSTALAAVVGFLVYHGVLGAFPIGGSVTKALPAGTPQNPGVLGGILIGLLTAIVWQRFHRTRLVDWLGFFNGRRLVPILMAFLGVILGVVFGLVWQPVGDALTWFSKHLISLGAWGAAIFGVANRLLIPIGMHQFLNTFFWFQAGTFTKPDGTGVQGDITRFFAGDPSAGQFTSGFFPIMMFGLPAAALAIAHCARPERRKQVMGLMISVALTSFVTGVTEPLEFSFMFAAPLLYGLHALLTGASMGITWALGVHAGFSFSAGLIDYVINWHLDTKPWLIIPIGLCFAVVYYVVFRFVITKFNVMTPGREPDEDVDDVTKA, encoded by the coding sequence ATGAGCACCAGCAGCGCGGCCGTGCCACAGAGCCCACCGGCGAAGAAGTGGTGGAACGGCCTCTTCCAGGGGCTTCAGAAGGTCGGCCGGAGTCTTCAGCTGCCCGTCGCGGTGCTGCCCGCGGCCGGTCTGCTCGTCAGCCTCGGCAACCTCTTCACCGCGTATCTGCACGGCGCCTTCTGGGACAAGACGGCCAAGGTCTTTCTCGCTGGCGGCAATTCGATCCTTGACGGGGCGTTCGGTCTGCCGCTGCTCTTCTGTATCGGTGTCGCGATCGGCTTCGCGAAGAAGGCGGACGGCTCGACGGCGCTGGCGGCGGTCGTCGGCTTCCTCGTCTACCACGGTGTCCTGGGCGCGTTCCCGATCGGCGGCTCGGTGACGAAGGCGCTTCCGGCGGGGACGCCGCAGAACCCGGGTGTGCTGGGCGGCATCCTCATCGGGCTGCTGACCGCGATCGTCTGGCAGCGGTTCCACCGCACCCGGCTGGTCGACTGGCTGGGCTTCTTCAACGGCCGCCGGCTGGTCCCGATCCTGATGGCCTTCCTCGGCGTCATCCTCGGCGTGGTGTTCGGGCTGGTCTGGCAGCCGGTGGGCGATGCGCTGACCTGGTTCTCGAAGCATCTGATCAGCCTGGGCGCGTGGGGTGCGGCGATCTTCGGTGTGGCCAACCGGCTGCTCATCCCGATCGGCATGCACCAGTTCCTGAACACCTTCTTCTGGTTCCAGGCGGGTACGTTCACCAAGCCGGACGGGACCGGGGTGCAGGGCGACATCACGCGGTTCTTCGCCGGTGACCCGAGTGCGGGGCAGTTCACGTCGGGCTTCTTCCCGATCATGATGTTCGGTCTGCCCGCCGCGGCCCTGGCCATCGCGCACTGTGCGCGGCCTGAGCGGCGCAAGCAGGTCATGGGTCTGATGATCTCGGTCGCGCTGACGTCGTTCGTGACCGGGGTGACCGAGCCGCTGGAGTTCTCGTTCATGTTCGCGGCGCCGCTGCTGTACGGGCTGCACGCGCTGCTGACCGGTGCGTCGATGGGGATCACCTGGGCCCTGGGGGTCCACGCGGGGTTCAGTTTCTCGGCCGGTCTGATCGACTACGTCATCAACTGGCACCTCGATACGAAACCCTGGCTGATCATCCCGATCGGCCTGTGCTTCGCGGTGGTGTACTACGTGGTCTTCCGGTTCGTGATCACCAAGTTCAACGTGATGACGCCGGGGCGCGAGCCGGACGAGGACGTCGACGACGTCACCAAGGCCTGA